A stretch of Mytilus edulis chromosome 11, xbMytEdul2.2, whole genome shotgun sequence DNA encodes these proteins:
- the LOC139495996 gene encoding uncharacterized protein, whose protein sequence is MKFRIIFVTILFIDITAQYSLYIKDETVSTENKRVIQSHTTDQLYIQNTTPIISSERDSVLQRPETLPSTNISRKKRRRRRYDYEDSHDWNYDLDDLDYDENNKEAMISVITKNWKTLLFKAFVCLCFFCFIVCCCYVCCKNMCRTICAFCGLFFSNCFNICRLCGCIKDDPAYNQMKFICKAMGMELDYKTYQNMKQSLEETIIEQGSDPNNLAKIAG, encoded by the exons ATGAAATTCAGGATTATTTTTGTGACGATCCTGTTTATAGATATAACAG cgcagtattctttatatataaaagatgaaaccGTTTCAACAGAAAACAAGAGGGTTATCCAAAGTCATACGACCGACCAGTTATACATACAGAATACAACACCAATAATCTCCAGTGAACGCGATTCTGTTTTACAAAGACCCGAGACGTTGCCGAGTACAAACATTTCCAGGAAAAAGCGTCGACGTCGGCGGTACGATTATGAAGACTCACATGACTGGAATTACGATTTGGATGATTTAGATTACGACGAAAATAAC AAAGAAGCAATGATATCTGTCATAACGAAGAACTGGAAGACACTGCTGTTCAAAGCTTTTGTTTGTTTATGCTTTTTCTGCTTCATAGTTTGCTGTTGTTACGTGTGTTGTAAGAACATGTGCCGGACCATCTGTGCCTTCTGTGGTCTGTTCTTTTCTAACTGTTTCAACATATGTAGATTATGTGGATGTATTAAGGACGATCCAG CTTACAACCAGATGAAGTTTATATGCAAAGCTATGGGAATGGAACTTGACTATAAGACCTACCAGAACATGAAGCAAAGTCTTGAAGAGACAATTATAGAACAGGGCTCTGATCCGAACAACCTAGCAAAGATAGCGGGCTAA